The nucleotide sequence gagagtaacacattttcacaatgtacagaagaattattccacagaagAAATGCTTCAGGCTCCACCCACAGCTGGACAAAGCCTGTGCTCACCCTCCTAATTCTGGCTGTTCTTTGCTCCAGAATAGACTTGAGTTCACAGAAGCTCCTGAAGTCCCGAAGATCTTGGTGTCATCCCCAGATAGAATCCACAGGGTTCATCCCATGGGCAAAGATACCCTGGGGCTTTGGCTGCACAGCTGGCATCTCATGCAGAACTGTGCTGATGCCAGAGCTGACCTACACCTTGTTCTAGGGAAATCTGCCCCACATCTGCCCTTCCCACACAGCCAGACTGGAGGCCACTCCACAGGGTTTCCATTTGCCAAGGGTCTTTGAACTCAGGTTAAAGCAGCACATTTCACTCCTGCCAAGAATCAGCAGGTAATGGCACACTGGAGTTCAGTTCTTCTTAAGTGGTGATGCTAAGGTTCAGGTTCTCTGAAGTAGTTAGAGAGAGGAAGCCATGGGATGTGTAAAAAGAAATCCCAAAAAATTCACTGGGCCTCCTGAGGGGCCTAACCCAGCCCCCAGTAACAGGTTCACAGCCATGATGGCTTCCTTGCACCAGTACTTGGAGGCCAGCAGATGGCCCCCTTGCAGACAGAGCTCTGCATGCAGCACCCTGGACAGTGGCGAGAGTCCTTCACCCTAAggcttctttctctgcctgtggTCCAGTTCCAAGACCCCATCAGTCCTAGTGATTTTGTACTTCAGCGAGCATTCTCTCTTGGAATCCTGCTGACCAGAGTTGAAGAAGTACCACACCTAAGGCTATGAGACTTCGCAGTCACACGATGGCACCTGGCTCCGAACTCCTAACTGTGCAGCTTGTGAGCCTGTGTGGGAGCTCTGCAGCTATCCCCTGAGATAGAGAAAGCAGATGCTGAGGATCAGCAGTGCCCAGCTGGCATGGAGGCTCATGGTACTGTTGCAGAGGTCTGTGTTGCAGCAGGACTCCTTGGAGTAATTCATGTTCTGATGGACATCAGGACAGGTAAATGCGCATGTTTTTGTCACGGACGTTTGCTGGCCTGggggtgctggaaacagagggCAGAGAGCCGTTTACTAAGACCTATAAGACCCAAACCTGGCCCTATCAGCAAACACAGGCCACCTCCAACCTCCAGTTCAAAGGGACACACAGCAAGAGGTCAggagggtcaaactcaggttgtgaCCAGGAACAGGGCTCAGAATGTGATCAGGTTCAAGGCTCAGTGTGTGGCCAAGATTAAGGATTAGTATGTAACCCGGGGTCAGGGCTTTGTGTGATGAAGACCAAGGCTTGGAGAGTGACCAGGATTAAGGCTCAGTGTGGA is from Peromyscus maniculatus bairdii isolate BWxNUB_F1_BW_parent chromosome 20, HU_Pman_BW_mat_3.1, whole genome shotgun sequence and encodes:
- the LOC102926751 gene encoding lymphocyte antigen 6D-like, producing MRTHLLWLLPLILLSSSAQALRCHECSATGNCFQPTSCSAMSRYCLTSWYTPPGQQTSVTKTCAFTCPDVHQNMNYSKESCCNTDLCNSTMSLHASWALLILSICFLYLRG